GTACAAACTGCGACACAACTGGGCTAGAGGCAAGTGCGCAGTAGAAGAAGTCAGCGTACGAGATGGTTTAGGGGACAGCGGTGGACAAAAGAGAACACTGGTCAAGGTGGTTGAGGGCATCGCGATAACGGCCGATTCGGAATCTGGACTGCGCGCATGGGACCTGCGAACACGGCGACCGATTGCGCAAATCGACCTCTACGAAAACGACGACTGTAGCGAGAGTGCGCCGGCATCATTGGCGGTGGATGAGTGTGGCTCGGGCAACCTGGTGGACATTGTGGTCGGATTCGCAGATGGTGGCTTCGGAATATGGAGACTGGATCCTAAGCGCAAAGAGTTGACAAGACGGTATCGGCACGAGAAGAGCTGCAACGGAGAACTTGTCGCGGTGGCATGCGGGCACCCCTATGTGCTCACAGCGACGAGCGCAGGCTTGATATCGCTTTATACATTCAATCGGCCGGCAGCCGACAGAGAAACAAGCGGGGAAGACGAtatcgacggcgacgacTCGACGAGCATATCGAACCCGTCGAGCGCCTCATCCTACGAACATACGAAACCTCAAGATCCGAAGGTGACACAGGGGCACCTCCCGCCTCCCTACCTCCTCACATCACTCAGGTCGCACACTACACACCTCCCCCTAGCCCTCTCCATCCGTCGCATGTCGTCCTCCGTGAGCGCCTCCATCGCCTACACCTTCTCGGTGCGTGACGGTTGGTGCATTGGCGTGCAGgacctcctcatcaagccatCGCCCTCAGGCAACGACGAGATCACTTCCCGCCTCGCCTCGACGCTGCCTATCACATTCTCCCCGAAGCTCACGACGCTCTGCTACAGCCACCCGTACCTCCTCGCCACCCTCCCCGACAACACGCTAGTCCTACACCTCTGCacctcgacggcgacgtcTCTATCACTTTCCCCGCCCATCCGCCTCTGGGGCCACACTTCAGGCATCTCGGACGCTGAGATCACGCCCCGGGGCAAGGCCGTGAGCATCAGCACGCGAGGCGATGAGATTCGCGTGTGGGAGCTAGAGGGACGGGTCGGAGGCAACAGCATCGAGGTACGACCTACGACTAGGCAGCCAACCGATGACGCAGACAGTCCTCCGCCACCGCGGACGCCTCCGCGAGTCCTAGCTGAGTGGGAGGATCGCAGGAACTGGGTTGGctttgacgacgagatgGTCATCGTGCTCAAGGAGGCGCGGGACGGCCGCGAGAGCTTGATGGTCTACGACTTTACGTGATGGTGACTGCCAAGGCTGACAGATACGTCGGCGGTGACACCAACAATTCAGCTACTCTGTCGACCAGGGTGAAGGTAAGGGCGGTAAGAGAGCCAAATTCAGAACCTCATCCCAATCACGGAACGGCAACTCGGCACCCAATGCCAAGTATCCGCTCGGGATCCAAGACTCTGCCCCCATGGCAGACTTCAACGCCAAGCTTTGAGTCCATCAGCCTTGGAGATCTCACCGTCTCCCTGGAGCGCGTCACTTGGGGTACATG
This window of the Fusarium keratoplasticum isolate Fu6.1 chromosome 3, whole genome shotgun sequence genome carries:
- a CDS encoding F-box domain-containing protein, with product MPPKRKLPPAEGSSPLSDDVAQPSKRIRLAPRAYDPPSRDILTNISSELLLRILSFLSSSELLSISPTSRRLYRLCSDPHLWREHYYERFVLPRALRIPGFRGGAAGGTRLQYSARRAVWADGRKGRVVDVGQDDALSNATEGVDWKRQYKLRHNWARGKCAVEEVSVRDGLGDSGGQKRTLVKVVEGIAITADSESGLRAWDLRTRRPIAQIDLYENDDCSESAPASLAVDECGSGNLVDIVVGFADGGFGIWRLDPKRKELTRRYRHEKSCNGELVAVACGHPYVLTATSAGLISLYTFNRPAADRETSGEDDIDGDDSTSISNPSSASSYEHTKPQDPKVTQGHLPPPYLLTSLRSHTTHLPLALSIRRMSSSVSASIAYTFSVRDGWCIGVQDLLIKPSPSGNDEITSRLASTLPITFSPKLTTLCYSHPYLLATLPDNTLVLHLCTSTATSLSLSPPIRLWGHTSGISDAEITPRGKAVSISTRGDEIRVWELEGRVGGNSIEVRPTTRQPTDDADSPPPPRTPPRVLAEWEDRRNWVGFDDEMVIVLKEARDGRESLMVYDFT